From a single Micrococcales bacterium genomic region:
- a CDS encoding TetR family transcriptional regulator yields the protein MRPRGRRPGEEDTRAQILASARRLFAEQGYERASMRAIARDAGVDPSLIVHYFGTKHGLLVEALQLPLDPAALMARVAEAPPGERGELFVRAFVAAWEQPQVREHFLALLRTAASHETARGVLQHALHDSIQPVVAELAVDQPARRSALVMSQMAGLALTRYFLRMPEVEQLRPEQLVSDLGPTVQRYLTGPLD from the coding sequence ATGAGGCCACGGGGACGCCGCCCGGGCGAGGAGGACACCCGCGCCCAGATCCTGGCAAGTGCGCGCCGCTTGTTCGCCGAGCAGGGTTACGAACGTGCCAGCATGCGCGCCATCGCACGCGATGCCGGCGTCGACCCGTCGCTGATCGTGCACTACTTCGGCACCAAGCACGGGCTGCTGGTCGAGGCGCTCCAACTGCCGCTCGACCCGGCCGCGCTCATGGCCCGTGTCGCCGAGGCGCCGCCGGGCGAGCGGGGGGAATTGTTCGTGCGCGCCTTCGTCGCCGCCTGGGAGCAGCCTCAGGTGCGCGAGCACTTCCTGGCGCTCCTGCGGACCGCGGCGTCGCACGAGACCGCTCGGGGAGTCCTACAGCACGCCCTGCACGACAGCATCCAGCCGGTGGTCGCGGAACTGGCAGTGGATCAGCCGGCACGACGATCCGCACTTGTGATGAGCCAGATGGCGGGTCTGGCGCTCACGCGGTACTTCCTGCGGATGCCCGAGGTGGAGCAGCTGCGACCCGAGCAACTGGTCTCCGACCTGGGCCCGACTGTGCAGCGCTACCTCACCGGACCACTGGACTGA
- a CDS encoding ABC transporter ATP-binding protein has product MSVQNLTVRRGHVVALDDVSLETPGGRITAVVGGDGAGKSTLLEAMVGLVPATAGTVDLVDRHDIGYMPSGAGSWADLTVDENLAFIGGAYGLTGTALDRRADDLLGRADLLGARDRLVGKLSGGMRQKFGFVLAMLHEPSLLIMDEPTTGVDPVSRVELWRLISEAATTGTAVVISTTYMDEAERAGWVAVLEHGRVLLSGTPDDIIASCPGEVTLVSAPVRAELAWRSGDRYRQWWPGGAPGGDPRPTITLEDVCVVASLRAAGMS; this is encoded by the coding sequence ATGAGCGTGCAGAACCTGACCGTGCGGCGGGGCCACGTGGTGGCCCTCGACGACGTGTCACTCGAGACCCCGGGTGGACGCATCACGGCCGTGGTGGGCGGCGACGGCGCGGGCAAGAGCACGCTACTGGAAGCCATGGTGGGACTGGTCCCGGCAACCGCGGGAACCGTGGATCTCGTGGATCGCCACGACATCGGGTACATGCCCTCCGGCGCAGGCAGTTGGGCTGACCTCACCGTCGATGAGAACCTCGCCTTCATCGGCGGGGCCTACGGGCTCACCGGCACGGCACTGGACCGTCGGGCCGACGACCTGCTCGGAAGGGCCGACCTGCTCGGAGCGCGCGACCGCCTGGTCGGCAAGTTGTCCGGTGGGATGCGGCAGAAGTTCGGCTTCGTGCTGGCCATGTTGCACGAACCGAGCCTGCTCATCATGGACGAGCCCACCACCGGGGTGGACCCCGTGAGCCGCGTGGAACTTTGGCGACTCATCAGCGAGGCGGCGACGACCGGCACTGCCGTGGTCATCAGCACCACCTATATGGACGAGGCCGAGCGTGCCGGTTGGGTGGCGGTCCTGGAGCACGGGCGGGTGTTGCTGTCCGGCACGCCCGACGACATCATCGCGTCGTGCCCCGGCGAGGTGACGCTGGTGAGCGCCCCCGTCCGGGCCGAACTCGCATGGCGCAGCGGCGACCGGTACCGGCAGTGGTGGCCGGGTGGCGCCCCCGGCGGCGATCCGCGCCCGACGATCACCCTCGAGGATGTCTGTGTCGTGGCCTCCCTGCGCGCGGCGGGTATGTCATGA
- a CDS encoding ABC transporter permease translates to MRAMVLKEFRELRRDHRTMGMLIAMPILLLVVFGYAANFSVDEIPTATLGPQAQQAATLVTSVPQAPFDVRTVDPAGDAATAQDLLERNETDVAIVTGTQPVVAYVDGSSLFTAQTAVATFNRLGDRVRTEVLFNPELKTSWVMVPAIIGLILTFIGTIITSIGMVKEKQTGTIEQLAVMPIRPSTVILGKIAPYFLLASIDMVLVTVLGMLLFDVPFNGNVAVFALGAAEFLFVVLGLGVFISTISQNVGQAIQTAFFFLLPQILLSGIIFPLEAIPWGVRWISYFLPLTYFTMVSQGVMLRGAPLDSLWFPLLMLAIMAVLVFTGAVLRFRRELAPGDGRRAAKKVQA, encoded by the coding sequence ATGCGAGCAATGGTTCTCAAGGAATTCCGCGAACTTCGCCGCGATCACCGGACCATGGGCATGCTCATCGCGATGCCGATCCTGTTGCTGGTGGTCTTCGGATACGCGGCGAACTTCTCCGTCGACGAAATCCCCACCGCCACCCTCGGGCCACAGGCGCAGCAGGCGGCGACCTTGGTCACGTCCGTTCCGCAGGCACCCTTCGACGTGAGAACGGTCGACCCCGCCGGGGATGCCGCCACTGCCCAGGACCTGTTGGAACGCAACGAGACGGATGTGGCGATCGTCACCGGCACCCAGCCAGTCGTCGCCTACGTGGACGGATCGTCGCTGTTCACCGCTCAGACGGCCGTCGCCACGTTCAACCGCCTCGGCGACCGCGTCCGCACAGAGGTGCTCTTCAACCCCGAGCTGAAGACCAGTTGGGTCATGGTGCCGGCGATCATCGGGCTGATCCTCACCTTCATCGGCACGATCATCACCAGCATCGGGATGGTCAAGGAGAAGCAGACGGGCACCATCGAACAACTGGCGGTGATGCCGATCCGGCCCAGCACCGTGATCCTGGGCAAGATCGCGCCGTACTTCCTGCTCGCCTCCATCGACATGGTCCTGGTGACGGTCCTCGGCATGCTGCTGTTCGACGTCCCGTTCAACGGCAACGTCGCCGTGTTCGCCCTCGGGGCCGCGGAATTCCTCTTCGTCGTGCTCGGCCTCGGCGTGTTCATCTCGACCATCTCGCAGAACGTGGGCCAGGCGATCCAGACGGCGTTCTTCTTCCTGCTTCCCCAGATCCTGCTGTCCGGGATCATTTTCCCGCTCGAGGCGATCCCGTGGGGGGTGCGCTGGATCAGCTACTTCCTACCGCTGACGTACTTCACGATGGTCTCGCAAGGGGTCATGCTGCGGGGCGCACCGCTGGACTCCCTGTGGTTCCCCCTGCTGATGCTCGCGATCATGGCGGTGCTGGTGTTCACCGGTGCCGTACTGCGCTTCCGCCGCGAACTTGCCCCGGGTGACGGGCGGCGGGCGGCGAAGAAGGTTCAGGCATGA
- the mscL gene encoding large conductance mechanosensitive channel protein MscL encodes MLKGFKDFILRGNVIDLAVAVVIGAAFTALIGAFNTALITPVVNSFFAVLGLDKDGLGGTIGLPGDQVINLGLIIGAIITFLITAAVVYYVFVAPMVAAKKRYGKAEEAGPTTEDLLAEIRDLLKEQNTPDGPR; translated from the coding sequence ATGCTCAAGGGCTTCAAGGACTTCATCCTTCGCGGAAACGTCATCGACCTCGCAGTCGCGGTGGTCATCGGCGCCGCCTTCACCGCCCTGATCGGGGCCTTCAACACCGCCCTCATCACGCCTGTGGTCAACAGCTTCTTCGCCGTGCTCGGCCTCGACAAGGACGGCCTCGGCGGGACAATCGGCCTGCCCGGCGACCAGGTGATCAACCTGGGCCTGATCATCGGCGCGATCATCACCTTCCTGATCACGGCCGCGGTCGTCTACTACGTCTTCGTGGCCCCGATGGTGGCAGCCAAGAAGCGGTACGGCAAGGCGGAGGAGGCCGGCCCGACCACCGAGGACCTGCTCGCCGAGATCCGCGACCTGCTCAAGGAGCAGAACACCCCCGACGGCCCTCGCTGA
- a CDS encoding PQQ-binding-like beta-propeller repeat protein, translated as MKSLAAAAAVIAVTAGGIAWGQSPQQTPAATSKTEPGAYWPTMRHDLRNTGASDLPGLDPGTQPWSFQTGKGIFSTPVIAADGTIYIGSADHNLYGLSEEGEEVWRFETGEIIDTAPALLDDDSLIVGSGDENMYKVSTDPAVPPHQRVVWTFKPTLPTVEGQLVNWWEGSPNIGPDGVIYQGNTGGGAYAVNPDGSQKWAYQAQNSVWTVPAMDDSGVTFWGSVDLRLFALNPDGTQKWQRTTLGYVTSSPALGPDGTLYAGSFDGTMYALDSADGSVKGKLQTGDHIYASPALVEEDGQLQQIIIGSTDGLLYSVDPDGNVLWTYDTGAPIRSSPVVGQAPVTGGTPIVYTGSANGRVFAVNVNDGSLRWSFDTTSTQPALASRNQLNSSLALGPKGVYTGSQDGAVWYVPYDYCLRDGPRDLRCDEAELPADGLYLFGVDVGGRLVPQGQPVQISPAGYMTGRIVVRREGRTVPARLVPAPDLQRLVTVEPDVDVDVSVSGDGRYVFVRPLEILAADTTYRVTLAGVVTTGGPRLGNVEVGTGDLQPFEGSFTVRTGTDGTAWNPQVGADATSGLSLSRLAVPLPPMLTSVNQIGFDFYDWIGGAVQTAPDATVVWFVGAKRDQEGRIVADPSSLFSFPVAGKQRDGTFAFNASGVNLWFTFGPVPLQRFDLRGTFGADGTVRPDSQFLAEAVCADIPGYGSQIPATGMCDTQGVITAGGTFLGQQAQSPALRRVPGMKIGEINYAPGSPSTVSASVDVPTPYTTDDHFVSILLVDDDGQPVPIDYYSATSIQTDGSKQITGVTVTVDKPLPPSFRAIVMTDAFPALTQDFGGAG; from the coding sequence GTGAAGTCCCTCGCTGCTGCCGCCGCTGTGATCGCAGTGACCGCCGGCGGGATCGCGTGGGGCCAGTCGCCGCAGCAAACCCCCGCGGCTACGTCCAAGACCGAGCCCGGGGCGTACTGGCCGACCATGCGTCACGACTTGCGCAACACCGGCGCCTCTGACCTGCCCGGCCTCGACCCAGGCACCCAGCCGTGGTCGTTCCAGACCGGCAAGGGCATCTTCTCCACGCCGGTGATCGCCGCCGACGGCACGATCTACATCGGATCGGCCGACCACAACCTCTACGGGCTCTCGGAGGAGGGCGAGGAAGTCTGGCGGTTCGAGACCGGGGAGATCATCGACACCGCCCCGGCACTACTCGATGACGACAGCCTGATCGTCGGCTCCGGCGACGAGAACATGTACAAGGTCAGCACCGACCCGGCGGTGCCACCCCACCAGCGGGTGGTGTGGACGTTCAAACCCACGCTGCCCACCGTCGAGGGGCAACTGGTCAACTGGTGGGAGGGCAGCCCCAACATCGGGCCCGACGGTGTGATCTACCAGGGCAACACCGGCGGCGGAGCATACGCGGTCAACCCCGACGGCTCGCAGAAGTGGGCGTACCAGGCCCAGAACTCCGTGTGGACCGTCCCCGCGATGGACGACTCCGGGGTCACCTTCTGGGGTTCGGTCGACCTGCGCCTGTTCGCCCTGAACCCCGACGGCACGCAGAAGTGGCAGCGCACCACGCTGGGCTACGTCACCTCGTCCCCTGCACTCGGGCCCGACGGCACGCTGTACGCGGGGTCCTTCGACGGAACCATGTACGCGCTGGACTCCGCCGACGGTTCGGTGAAAGGGAAGTTGCAGACCGGTGACCACATCTACGCGTCACCGGCACTGGTCGAGGAGGATGGGCAACTGCAGCAGATCATCATCGGCTCCACCGATGGGCTGCTGTACTCCGTGGACCCCGACGGCAACGTGCTGTGGACCTACGACACCGGCGCCCCCATCCGCAGCTCGCCGGTGGTCGGACAGGCGCCAGTGACCGGCGGCACGCCCATCGTGTACACGGGCTCAGCCAACGGTCGCGTGTTCGCCGTCAACGTCAACGACGGATCCCTGCGCTGGAGTTTCGACACAACCTCAACGCAACCGGCGCTGGCCAGCCGCAACCAGCTGAACTCCTCGCTGGCGCTCGGCCCCAAGGGCGTCTACACCGGCAGTCAGGACGGCGCGGTCTGGTACGTGCCCTACGACTACTGCCTGCGAGACGGGCCGCGCGATCTGCGCTGCGACGAGGCCGAACTGCCGGCCGACGGCCTGTACCTGTTCGGCGTGGACGTGGGCGGTCGGTTGGTGCCGCAGGGACAGCCGGTGCAGATCAGTCCCGCGGGATACATGACCGGGCGGATCGTGGTGCGACGCGAGGGCCGCACCGTGCCGGCCCGGCTGGTCCCGGCACCCGACCTGCAGCGACTGGTCACGGTAGAGCCGGATGTCGACGTCGACGTCTCGGTGTCCGGTGACGGCAGGTACGTCTTCGTGCGACCCCTGGAGATACTCGCCGCCGACACGACGTACCGGGTGACGTTGGCGGGGGTGGTCACCACCGGTGGCCCCCGACTGGGCAACGTCGAGGTGGGGACCGGTGACCTGCAACCGTTCGAAGGGTCGTTCACCGTGCGTACCGGTACGGACGGCACGGCGTGGAACCCGCAGGTCGGCGCCGACGCGACGTCGGGCTTGTCCTTGTCGCGACTGGCGGTTCCGCTGCCGCCGATGCTCACCAGCGTCAACCAGATCGGCTTCGACTTCTACGACTGGATCGGTGGTGCCGTGCAGACCGCGCCCGACGCCACGGTTGTGTGGTTCGTGGGCGCCAAGCGCGACCAGGAGGGCCGCATCGTCGCCGACCCGTCCTCGCTGTTCTCGTTCCCGGTCGCCGGCAAGCAGCGCGACGGCACCTTCGCGTTCAACGCCAGCGGCGTGAACCTGTGGTTCACGTTCGGGCCGGTCCCCCTGCAGCGCTTCGACCTGCGGGGCACGTTCGGGGCGGACGGGACGGTCCGGCCGGATTCGCAGTTCCTGGCCGAGGCCGTGTGTGCCGACATCCCGGGCTACGGTTCGCAGATCCCCGCCACCGGCATGTGCGACACGCAGGGGGTGATCACGGCCGGCGGTACGTTCCTGGGCCAACAGGCCCAGTCCCCCGCCCTGCGCCGGGTTCCGGGCATGAAGATCGGCGAGATCAACTACGCCCCGGGATCGCCCTCGACGGTGTCGGCATCGGTCGACGTACCGACGCCCTACACGACCGACGACCATTTCGTGTCGATCCTGCTGGTCGATGACGACGGGCAGCCGGTCCCCATCGACTACTACAGCGCGACGTCGATCCAGACGGACGGGTCGAAGCAGATCACCGGCGTCACCGTCACGGTCGACAAGCCCCTGCCGCCGTCGTTCCGCGCCATCGTGATGACCGACGCCTTCCCCGCCCTGACACAGGACTTCGGGGGTGCCGGATGA
- a CDS encoding nucleotide sugar dehydrogenase, whose protein sequence is MKIAVAGLGYVGLSNAVLLAQRHTVVALDVDAQRVAAVNARRSPIEDADIEEFLTTADLDLLATTDLQESYAGARFVIVATPTDYDPTTDFFDTSSVETVIGQVLATEPDVTIVIKSTIPVGFTDRMCEEHGTQNILFAPEFLREGKALHDNLHPSRIVVGQQSQRGKEFAELMLEASLESDTPVLLTGPRQAEAIKLFSNTYLAMRVAFFNELDTFASSHGMDSREIITGVSLDPRVGEGYNNPSFGYGGYCLPKDTKQLLANYRDVPQNLVRAVVDSNRTRKDFVAEQIVALAPKVVGIYRLVMKEGSDNIRTSSVQGIMKRLKAKGLEVIVYEPVLTGTEFYHSEVVAELEEFKQRSSVIVANRISEEIRDVRDKVYTRDLFGRD, encoded by the coding sequence GTGAAGATCGCCGTTGCCGGGCTGGGCTATGTGGGGCTGTCCAACGCGGTGCTGCTGGCACAGCGGCACACCGTTGTCGCCCTCGACGTCGATGCCCAGCGGGTGGCCGCGGTCAACGCCCGCCGCTCACCTATCGAGGATGCCGACATCGAGGAGTTCCTGACGACCGCGGATCTCGACCTACTCGCGACCACAGATCTGCAGGAGTCCTACGCCGGAGCGCGGTTCGTCATCGTCGCGACGCCGACGGACTACGATCCGACGACTGACTTCTTCGACACCAGTTCGGTGGAGACGGTCATCGGTCAGGTGCTGGCCACGGAACCCGACGTGACCATCGTCATAAAGTCCACGATCCCGGTGGGTTTCACCGACCGGATGTGCGAGGAGCATGGGACGCAGAACATCCTCTTCGCCCCGGAGTTCCTGCGGGAGGGCAAGGCGCTGCACGACAACCTGCACCCGTCGCGCATCGTCGTGGGTCAGCAGTCGCAGCGCGGCAAGGAATTTGCCGAGTTGATGCTCGAGGCGTCGCTGGAGTCGGATACCCCGGTGCTGCTGACCGGACCACGGCAGGCCGAGGCCATCAAACTGTTCTCCAACACCTACCTGGCGATGCGCGTGGCATTCTTCAACGAACTCGACACCTTCGCCTCCAGTCACGGGATGGACAGCCGGGAGATCATCACCGGCGTCAGCCTCGACCCAAGGGTCGGGGAGGGCTACAACAACCCGTCCTTCGGCTACGGCGGATATTGCCTTCCCAAGGACACCAAGCAACTGCTCGCCAACTACCGGGACGTGCCGCAGAACCTGGTCCGGGCCGTGGTCGATTCAAACCGCACCCGCAAGGACTTCGTGGCCGAGCAGATCGTGGCGCTCGCGCCGAAGGTGGTCGGCATCTACCGGCTGGTGATGAAGGAGGGCTCGGATAACATCCGCACCTCCAGCGTGCAGGGCATCATGAAGCGCCTGAAGGCCAAGGGCCTCGAGGTCATCGTGTACGAGCCCGTTCTGACCGGTACGGAGTTCTACCACTCCGAGGTGGTGGCCGAACTCGAGGAGTTCAAGCAGCGGTCCTCAGTCATCGTGGCCAACCGCATCTCCGAGGAGATCCGCGACGTGAGGGACAAGGTCTACACGCGCGACCTGTTCGGCCGGGACTGA
- a CDS encoding dienelactone hydrolase family protein — protein sequence MSTGQPQLRGDPRRDGQGVHARPVRPGLKHMDVVLFHHALGQTPGFLGFADALRDAGHEVVTPDLYEGRVFADLDAGVAFADGLGTQEVIARAARAVEGLPTRVVYAGFSLGSVAAQALTQGRPGAVGALLYHGGAAPRWFPEPWPSHVPVQIHATENDPWVDLEECAELAAAAPRAELYIYPGAAHLFADPDSGEYEPEAAGLLLERSLEFLAIL from the coding sequence ATGTCGACGGGCCAACCGCAGCTCCGAGGAGATCCGCGACGTGATGGACAAGGTGTACACGCGCGACCCGTTCGGCCGGGACTGAAGCATATGGACGTCGTCCTCTTCCATCACGCGCTGGGGCAGACCCCGGGTTTCCTCGGGTTCGCCGACGCCCTGCGAGATGCGGGCCACGAGGTGGTGACGCCGGACTTGTACGAGGGCCGTGTGTTCGCCGACCTCGACGCGGGCGTGGCGTTCGCCGACGGCCTCGGGACCCAAGAGGTGATCGCCCGCGCGGCACGAGCCGTCGAGGGGTTGCCGACCCGGGTGGTCTACGCCGGCTTCTCCCTGGGGTCGGTGGCCGCCCAGGCCCTGACCCAGGGTCGCCCGGGCGCGGTCGGCGCGTTGCTGTACCACGGGGGTGCCGCGCCGCGGTGGTTCCCGGAGCCCTGGCCTTCGCACGTGCCGGTCCAGATCCACGCCACGGAGAACGACCCGTGGGTGGATCTCGAGGAGTGCGCGGAATTGGCTGCCGCGGCGCCGCGGGCCGAGCTGTACATCTACCCCGGGGCCGCGCACTTGTTCGCCGATCCGGATTCTGGGGAGTACGAACCGGAGGCCGCTGGCTTGTTGCTCGAACGCAGCCTGGAGTTCCTCGCGATCCTGTGA
- a CDS encoding endo alpha-1,4 polygalactosaminidase, which produces MLALALAVAIVLPPVDVPADYQLGGPYTPAPGVGIVVRDWRETPSPGSYGICYVNAFQTQPEQRRWWRRHHPDLVLRERGATVSDPGWPGEWLLDTRTPQHRSRIAAIVGRWIGGCAQAGFQAVEADNLDSWTRSGGLLARSDNVALARQLAHFAHRHGLAFGQKNAASVVGKRFFDFAVVEGCQRYDECGRFLSRYGRAVIEIEYRRRDFARACRERGDRITVVWRDRLLRPALHPDHRFGTC; this is translated from the coding sequence ATGTTGGCTCTGGCACTGGCGGTTGCGATCGTGCTGCCGCCGGTGGATGTGCCTGCGGACTACCAACTGGGTGGGCCGTACACCCCGGCGCCGGGGGTCGGGATCGTGGTGCGCGACTGGCGTGAGACGCCCTCGCCCGGGAGCTACGGGATCTGCTACGTGAACGCGTTCCAGACCCAGCCGGAGCAGCGTCGATGGTGGCGGCGGCACCACCCTGATCTGGTGCTGCGGGAGCGCGGCGCCACAGTCAGCGATCCGGGCTGGCCCGGGGAGTGGCTACTGGACACGCGCACACCCCAGCACCGCAGCCGCATCGCCGCGATCGTGGGCCGGTGGATCGGCGGGTGCGCGCAGGCGGGGTTCCAGGCCGTCGAGGCCGACAACCTGGACTCCTGGACCCGCAGCGGCGGCCTGTTGGCCCGGTCCGACAACGTCGCCCTCGCGCGACAGTTGGCCCACTTCGCGCATCGGCACGGCCTCGCGTTCGGGCAGAAGAACGCCGCATCCGTGGTCGGCAAACGCTTCTTCGACTTCGCCGTCGTGGAGGGGTGCCAGCGCTACGACGAGTGCGGCCGATTCCTGTCCCGGTACGGGCGCGCGGTGATCGAGATCGAGTACCGGCGCCGGGACTTCGCCCGCGCCTGTCGTGAGCGCGGCGACCGGATCACCGTCGTGTGGCGCGACCGGCTGCTGCGCCCTGCACTGCACCCGGACCATCGCTTCGGCACCTGCTGA
- a CDS encoding molybdopterin-dependent oxidoreductase → MMALHICPLCEATCGLEITVEADRVVAVRGDADDVFSRGFVCPKGVAVGDLHHDPARLRTPLVREGGRLREATWEEAFDRIRSGLAGVIQAGGPDAVAVYLGNPNAHNVTSTFYLPALVRALQTRYRFSASTVDQMPQQVALGLMYGTELSVPVPDIDRTDLFVVIGGNPLVSNGSMMTVPDMPGRVRALKARGGRMVVVDPVRTRTAAAADEHLPIRPGSDVLLLAAIVNVLFAEDLVDLGAAGPWVDADAVAGVRELTAAFAPAVVSEATGLAAEVIVDLAREIAGARAAAVYGRLGTSTSGLSVDGQPDSFGTLASWLIAAINVLTGNLDREGGVMFPLPPAGGPTTFGEPGRGRGVRVPGSRRTRVRGLPSVLGEFGVPALAEEIDTPDPQTGEHIRALITVAGNPVVSVPDAERLASALGELELLVCLDAYVTETSRHADVVLPAPSPLARSHYDVVFASLSVRNAARWSPPVFSLSDGERDEGEVLLTLAAIAAGVVNNAPEPTPAQMDDLVAFEVARRAGSDPASRAAGRDPAELLAAVAPLRGVERLLDLSLRSGPFGDGFGSHPDGLTLAAVKAAPSGIDLGPLTPRLPEVLRTPSGRIELLPEPIAAEARRLTEVLPRVTTPELVLVGRRQLRTNNSWLRTLPRLTGGSNRCTLQVHPDDAARAEVADGAQARLTSDTGAVDVLIEVTDAVMPGVVCLPHGWAPAVPRAWGPGATTGTNVNQLTPSNTTDPLTGTAVLNAVPVRLEPSAG, encoded by the coding sequence ATGATGGCGCTTCACATCTGTCCGCTGTGTGAGGCCACCTGCGGCCTGGAGATCACGGTCGAAGCTGACCGGGTGGTCGCGGTGCGCGGTGACGCCGACGATGTCTTCAGCCGTGGTTTCGTGTGCCCGAAGGGCGTGGCGGTCGGCGACCTGCACCACGATCCGGCCAGGTTGCGGACCCCGTTGGTGCGCGAGGGCGGCCGGTTGCGGGAGGCCACCTGGGAGGAGGCCTTCGACCGGATCCGCAGCGGGCTCGCGGGCGTGATCCAGGCCGGCGGTCCGGACGCCGTGGCGGTCTATCTCGGCAACCCCAATGCGCACAACGTGACGAGCACGTTCTACCTGCCGGCGCTGGTGCGGGCGCTGCAGACCCGTTACCGCTTCTCTGCCAGCACCGTCGACCAGATGCCGCAGCAAGTCGCGCTTGGGCTGATGTACGGCACCGAGCTGTCGGTGCCGGTCCCCGATATCGACCGCACGGACCTCTTCGTCGTGATCGGCGGGAACCCCTTGGTGTCCAACGGCTCGATGATGACGGTGCCGGACATGCCCGGCCGGGTGCGGGCGCTGAAGGCGCGCGGCGGGCGCATGGTCGTGGTCGACCCGGTCCGCACCCGCACGGCGGCCGCGGCCGACGAGCACCTTCCCATCCGGCCGGGGTCGGACGTGCTGCTCCTGGCCGCCATCGTCAACGTCCTGTTCGCAGAGGATCTGGTGGACCTCGGCGCCGCCGGGCCGTGGGTAGATGCCGATGCGGTGGCGGGGGTGCGGGAGCTCACTGCTGCGTTCGCGCCTGCGGTGGTCTCGGAGGCGACCGGACTGGCGGCGGAGGTCATCGTGGACCTCGCCCGGGAGATCGCCGGGGCCCGCGCTGCCGCGGTGTACGGCAGGCTCGGGACGTCGACGTCGGGCCTGAGTGTGGACGGCCAACCGGACTCCTTCGGCACGCTGGCCTCCTGGCTGATCGCGGCGATCAACGTGCTGACCGGCAACCTGGACCGCGAAGGCGGGGTGATGTTCCCGCTGCCGCCGGCCGGAGGTCCGACCACGTTCGGCGAACCCGGTCGCGGTCGCGGCGTGCGGGTTCCGGGCAGCCGGCGCACGCGGGTGCGCGGATTGCCCAGCGTGCTCGGGGAGTTCGGGGTTCCGGCGCTGGCGGAGGAGATCGACACCCCCGACCCTCAGACCGGTGAACACATCCGCGCGCTGATCACGGTGGCTGGCAATCCCGTGGTGTCGGTCCCGGACGCGGAGCGTCTCGCGTCTGCGCTGGGCGAGTTGGAGCTGCTCGTCTGCCTTGACGCCTACGTCACGGAGACGTCAAGGCACGCTGATGTGGTGCTGCCCGCACCGTCACCGCTGGCCCGCAGCCACTACGACGTGGTCTTCGCCTCGTTGTCGGTGCGCAATGCGGCGCGGTGGTCCCCTCCGGTCTTCAGCCTGTCCGACGGTGAGCGCGATGAAGGGGAGGTGCTGCTGACGCTGGCGGCCATCGCCGCGGGGGTCGTGAACAATGCCCCGGAACCGACGCCTGCGCAGATGGACGATCTGGTCGCCTTCGAGGTCGCCCGGCGTGCCGGTTCCGACCCCGCGAGCCGCGCTGCCGGGCGGGATCCCGCGGAGTTGCTAGCCGCAGTGGCACCGCTGCGGGGCGTTGAGCGACTGCTCGACCTGTCCCTGCGCAGCGGCCCCTTCGGCGACGGTTTTGGCAGCCACCCCGACGGGTTGACCCTGGCGGCGGTGAAGGCGGCGCCGTCGGGGATCGATCTCGGCCCGCTGACGCCGCGACTGCCGGAGGTGCTGCGAACACCGTCGGGGCGCATCGAACTACTGCCCGAGCCGATCGCGGCTGAGGCCCGAAGGCTCACGGAGGTGCTGCCACGGGTGACCACGCCGGAGTTGGTGCTGGTGGGCAGGCGGCAGTTGCGCACCAACAACTCGTGGCTGCGGACCTTGCCGCGACTGACGGGCGGGTCGAACCGCTGCACCCTGCAGGTGCATCCGGACGATGCGGCCCGGGCCGAGGTGGCCGATGGTGCGCAGGCCCGCCTCACCTCCGATACCGGCGCGGTGGACGTTCTCATCGAGGTGACGGATGCGGTCATGCCGGGTGTGGTGTGCCTGCCGCACGGCTGGGCCCCGGCGGTGCCCCGTGCGTGGGGGCCGGGCGCCACCACGGGGACGAACGTGAACCAGTTGACGCCGAGCAACACCACCGACCCGCTCACCGGGACGGCGGTGCTCAACGCGGTGCCGGTGCGTTTGGAGCCGTCGGCCGGCTGA